One stretch of Chelonia mydas isolate rCheMyd1 chromosome 21, rCheMyd1.pri.v2, whole genome shotgun sequence DNA includes these proteins:
- the PTPN7 gene encoding tyrosine-protein phosphatase non-receptor type 7 isoform X1 has product MVQDCAARSGVHSASLPGRAARGAMDKVGTPGPSARRHVRLQERRGSNVSLVLDMSSLASVEPIRSVCTPRDITLRFLRTSSHVLTSVELQQRARNLAQLQEEFSKIPPNFVNPEELDIPGRAAKDRYKTILPNPHSRVCLRRAGSQEEQDYINANYIQGYAGHAREYIATQGPMLNTVVDFWQMVWQEGAPLIVMITKLKEGKEKCVHYWPEKEATYGPFTIRLQGVSECAEYTVRDLTLQLEGECRPVKHVFFPSWPDQQAPESAKPLLHLVSEVEQILQAAASMGPVVVHCSAGIGRTGCFIATRIGCQQLKAKGEVDILGIVCQLRIDRYVQSDSKGPGPPRHEQWGTAGRKRLV; this is encoded by the exons aTGGTCCAGGACTGCGCGGCACGCTCTGGAGTTCATAGCGCCAGTCTGCCAGGCCGGGCAGCCCGGGGAGCGATGGACAAGGTCGGCACGCCCGGCCCCTCTGCTAGGAGACATGTACGGCTGCAGGAGAG GAGAGGCTCCAATGTGTCTCTGGTGCTGGACATGAGCTCGCTGGCGAGTGTGGAGCCGATCCGCTCCGTCTGCACCCCCCGGGACATCACGCTGCGGTTCCTCAGGACGTCCAGCCACGTCCTGACCAGCGTGGAGCTGCAGCAGCGAGCCAGGAACCTGGCACAGCTCCAGGAGGAGTTCTCG AAAATCCCCCCCAACTTTGTCAACCCAGAGGAGCTGGACATCCCCGGACGGGCCGCCAAGGACAGATACAAAACCATCCTCCCCA ATCCCCACAGCCGCGTCTgcctcaggagagctggcagccaGGAGGAGCAGGACTACATCAATGCCAACTACATCCAG GGCTATGCAGGGCATGCACGAGAGTACATCGCCACGCAGGGGCCCATGCTGAACACGGTGGTGGATTTCTGGCAGATGGTGTGGCAGGAGGGCGCGCCGCTTATCGTCATGATCACCAAGCTCAAGGAAGGCAAAGAG AAATGCGTCCATTACTGGCCTGAAAAGGAAGCCACCTACGGCCCGTTCACCATCCGCCTTCAGGGGGTGAGCGAGTGTGCGGAGTACACAGTCCGGGATCTCACCCTCCAA CTCGAAGGTGAATGTCGCCCAGTGAAGCACGTCTTCTTCCCCTCCTGGCCCGACCAGCAAGCCCCCGAGTCGGCCAAGCCCCTGCTGCACCTAGTGTCAGAGGTGGAGCAgatcctgcaggctgcagccagcatgGGGCCCGTGGTCGTTCACTGCAG TGCAGGGATTGGTCGGACGGGCTGCTTTATTGCTACCAGGATTGGATGCCAACAGCTGAAGGCCAAAGGAGAGGTGGATATCCTGGGGATAGTGTGCCAGCTCCGCATAGACAGGTACGTACAGAGTGACAGCAAGGGGCCTGGGCCACCTAGGCATGAGcagtggggcacagctgggaggaAGCGCTTGGTG TAG
- the PTPN7 gene encoding tyrosine-protein phosphatase non-receptor type 7 isoform X2 — MVQDCAARSGVHSASLPGRAARGAMDKVGTPGPSARRHVRLQERRGSNVSLVLDMSSLASVEPIRSVCTPRDITLRFLRTSSHVLTSVELQQRARNLAQLQEEFSKIPPNFVNPEELDIPGRAAKDRYKTILPNPHSRVCLRRAGSQEEQDYINANYIQGYAGHAREYIATQGPMLNTVVDFWQMVWQEGAPLIVMITKLKEGKEKCVHYWPEKEATYGPFTIRLQGVSECAEYTVRDLTLQLEGECRPVKHVFFPSWPDQQAPESAKPLLHLVSEVEQILQAAASMGPVVVHCSAGIGRTGCFIATRIGCQQLKAKGEVDILGIVCQLRIDRGGMIQTSEQYQFLHHTLAVYASQLPETTGP; from the exons aTGGTCCAGGACTGCGCGGCACGCTCTGGAGTTCATAGCGCCAGTCTGCCAGGCCGGGCAGCCCGGGGAGCGATGGACAAGGTCGGCACGCCCGGCCCCTCTGCTAGGAGACATGTACGGCTGCAGGAGAG GAGAGGCTCCAATGTGTCTCTGGTGCTGGACATGAGCTCGCTGGCGAGTGTGGAGCCGATCCGCTCCGTCTGCACCCCCCGGGACATCACGCTGCGGTTCCTCAGGACGTCCAGCCACGTCCTGACCAGCGTGGAGCTGCAGCAGCGAGCCAGGAACCTGGCACAGCTCCAGGAGGAGTTCTCG AAAATCCCCCCCAACTTTGTCAACCCAGAGGAGCTGGACATCCCCGGACGGGCCGCCAAGGACAGATACAAAACCATCCTCCCCA ATCCCCACAGCCGCGTCTgcctcaggagagctggcagccaGGAGGAGCAGGACTACATCAATGCCAACTACATCCAG GGCTATGCAGGGCATGCACGAGAGTACATCGCCACGCAGGGGCCCATGCTGAACACGGTGGTGGATTTCTGGCAGATGGTGTGGCAGGAGGGCGCGCCGCTTATCGTCATGATCACCAAGCTCAAGGAAGGCAAAGAG AAATGCGTCCATTACTGGCCTGAAAAGGAAGCCACCTACGGCCCGTTCACCATCCGCCTTCAGGGGGTGAGCGAGTGTGCGGAGTACACAGTCCGGGATCTCACCCTCCAA CTCGAAGGTGAATGTCGCCCAGTGAAGCACGTCTTCTTCCCCTCCTGGCCCGACCAGCAAGCCCCCGAGTCGGCCAAGCCCCTGCTGCACCTAGTGTCAGAGGTGGAGCAgatcctgcaggctgcagccagcatgGGGCCCGTGGTCGTTCACTGCAG TGCAGGGATTGGTCGGACGGGCTGCTTTATTGCTACCAGGATTGGATGCCAACAGCTGAAGGCCAAAGGAGAGGTGGATATCCTGGGGATAGTGTGCCAGCTCCGCATAGACAG aGGTGGAATGATTCAGACCAGTGAACAGTACCAATTCCTCCATCACACGCTGGCTGTGTACGCGTCGCAGCTCCCTGAGACGACAGGCCCATAA